ATATGACGCCCTCGCCCCGGCCCTCTCGGCGGCCGCACCGGACGAGGCCTACGAGCGCCTCCTCGGCGCCTTTCCCCAGGACCCCGGCGCGCCGGGGGACCTCATCGACGCCCTGCACTTCGGCCAGAAGGTGGACCGGAGCCTCGACCTCCTCCGCGCCGCCCACCGCGAGTTCGGGCCGCGCCTCGTCGTCGCCCACAGCCTCGGCATGGGCATCGTCTGGGACCTTGCGAAGCGCGTCAGCCCCGACATTCGCGGCTTCGTCGTCGTCACGCGCCACAGCCCCCCCGAGACGCTCGACTTCCTTCGCCGCACCCTCGCGCGCTATCCGGAACTGAGCGTCTACCGCAACGACGCGCCTCTGCCCGACGATCTCTGGCGCACCGACCCCGACCGCTGCTGTGAACTCCTGAAGGTCGAGCCCGCCCGGCGCGCCATCCGCGACATGGGCGCCGCGTGCTGGGCCGCCGGCGTCCGCGCCACCAGTGGCGGCCGACGCGCCGACTTCCGTGAAATCGAAAAGCGCCCCGACGGGCTCATCAAACTCAACCCCATCCTCCTCTGGCACGAGTTCGAGGTCTGGAAATACGCCGCACTCTACCGCGTCCAGGTCAACCCGCTCTACGCGCTCGGCTACCGGTCGCTCGGCTGCGCGCCGTGCACGCGCCTCATCGCCGGGAACGACGAACGCGCCGGACGATGGATCGATTCGTCGAAATGCGGCGGCGAGTGCGGCATCAACACCAAACTACTCAAACTCGTCGATGGAGCCGGCATCTGATGGAGCGCCCCCACTTTCCCTGCGACGCCATCCCCGCCGACCCCGCTCGGGCCAGGCTACTCGGCCTTTACCCCCAGCGGCAGGAGGGACTCTGGATGCAGCGAACCAAACTCCTCGGCGGCAGGTTGAACGCCGACCAGTGGCGAGCCCTCGCGCACGCCGCTCGCCGATTCACCCCTCGCACCCCGCTCCATCTGACGACCCGCCAGGACGTCGAACTCCACGACCTCGCTCCCGACGCGGTTCCACAACTCCAGCGCGCCCTCGCCCACGCCGCCCTCTCCACCGTCGGCGCCTGCGGCGACACGCCGAGAAACATCACCCTCTGCCCCGGCTCCGGCACGCGGCCCGACGCCCCCGACCTCGCCCCCCTGGCGCACGACGCCCAGGCGATCCTCGAACAGACCGCCGGCATCTGGGCCCTCCCGCGCAAGTTCAAGATCTCTTTCTCCGCCTGTCCCGACGCCTGCGCCCAACCCTGGATCAACGACCTCGGGTTCATCGCCCTTCGCCGCGGCGAGCAGTGGGGCTTCCGCGTCACGGCCGGCGGTTCCCTCGGCCCTGTGCCGCGCACCGCCATGCTCTTCGACGACTTTCTCCCAGCGGACGACGCCCTGCCTCTGATCTTGGCCGCCGTCCGTTTCTTTGCCGCCCACGGCGACCGCACCGACCGCCGACGCGCCCGCCTCCGCCACCTCCGCGAGAACATGGGCGATCAACCCTTTGCCGACGCCCTTCGCCGTTCGCTTGACGAGGCGCGCCGAGAGCGATCCGGAACCGGCGCATCCTTCCCCCCGTCGCCGGCCGGCCTCGAGGCGCGCCTTCTTCTTACCTTCCCCAATGGCGACGTCGCACCCGACCAGGCCGACGCCCTCGCTCTTCTCGCCGACGCCGGCCTCGCTGTGCGCATCGCCAACCAGCACCGCGCCATCGTCTTCGGTCTCGACGAGGCGACGGTCCGCGAGGCCGTCGCCCGCCGGACCGCACTCGCACCCGCCGCCAAGTCTCAGCCGGCCGTCGTCGCCTGTCCCGGCACGCGGTGGTGCCAGGCCGCCCTGGCCGACACCTGCGGCCTCGCCGACCGTCTGCGCGAGCACATGGGCGACCTCGCCCCGGCGCCAGCCTGTGAGCCGCGGGCGGAAGCACGCAGCCACCTCGACGCCATCACCGTCTGCATCTCCGGCTGCCCGAACGGCTGCGCGCAGAGCGCG
This DNA window, taken from Planctomycetota bacterium, encodes the following:
- a CDS encoding nitrite/sulfite reductase — translated: MERPHFPCDAIPADPARARLLGLYPQRQEGLWMQRTKLLGGRLNADQWRALAHAARRFTPRTPLHLTTRQDVELHDLAPDAVPQLQRALAHAALSTVGACGDTPRNITLCPGSGTRPDAPDLAPLAHDAQAILEQTAGIWALPRKFKISFSACPDACAQPWINDLGFIALRRGEQWGFRVTAGGSLGPVPRTAMLFDDFLPADDALPLILAAVRFFAAHGDRTDRRRARLRHLRENMGDQPFADALRRSLDEARRERSGTGASFPPSPAGLEARLLLTFPNGDVAPDQADALALLADAGLAVRIANQHRAIVFGLDEATVREAVARRTALAPAAKSQPAVVACPGTRWCQAALADTCGLADRLREHMGDLAPAPACEPRAEARSHLDAITVCISGCPNGCAQSAVAGVGLVGGLATRNGQRTEVYNLFAGGQMGRTPRLAATIARRLDADQVLAAVAQRLTPNVRG
- a CDS encoding phosphoadenosine phosphosulfate reductase family protein, giving the protein MSRTIAYDALAPALSAAAPDEAYERLLGAFPQDPGAPGDLIDALHFGQKVDRSLDLLRAAHREFGPRLVVAHSLGMGIVWDLAKRVSPDIRGFVVVTRHSPPETLDFLRRTLARYPELSVYRNDAPLPDDLWRTDPDRCCELLKVEPARRAIRDMGAACWAAGVRATSGGRRADFREIEKRPDGLIKLNPILLWHEFEVWKYAALYRVQVNPLYALGYRSLGCAPCTRLIAGNDERAGRWIDSSKCGGECGINTKLLKLVDGAGI